One window from the genome of Haemorhous mexicanus isolate bHaeMex1 chromosome 22, bHaeMex1.pri, whole genome shotgun sequence encodes:
- the TRPV3 gene encoding transient receptor potential cation channel subfamily V member 3 isoform X1, giving the protein MIKDNNEIVPLMGKKTNPPGNPPANQQEKKVTEGTPTKKSSHFFLEIDGFESNASPNNTSPPVFSKPMDSNIRPCASANGEDMDSPQSLQDDATEYSPNVDSCGATTCQGPELRSARKKLKRNLFRAVSEGNVEELQRLLAELRERSGACTSLPVPDYLMKKFTASDTGKTCLMKALLNINQNTNEIVNMLLSFAEENDILERFINAAYTEEAYKGQTALNIAIERRQYEITQSLIEKGADVNAHAQGIFFNPKHKHEGFYFGETALALAACTNQPDIIELLMDNARTNISSQDSRGNNILHALVTVAEDSKTQNDFVIRMYDMILLKSKDRNLETTKNKEGLTPLQLAAKTGKLEILKYILSREIRDKPNRSLSRKFTDWAYGPVQSSLYDLTELDTTADNSVLEIIVYNTNIGNRHEMLTLEPLNSLLRMKWKKFARHMFFISCCFYFLYNVTLTLVSYHRPNENEAPPYPLALTRGVGWLQLSGQVMVMLGAIFLAIKESVAIFLLRPSDLQSILSDAWFHFAFFIQALLVIFSVFLYLFSYKEHLVCLVLAMALGWANMLYFTRGFQSMGIYSVMIQKVILQDVIKFLVVYIVFLLGFGVALAALIETCQEGGECHSNSSLGPVLMDLFKLTLGLGDLEIQQNSKYPVLFLLLLITFVVLTFVLLLNMLIALMGETVEDISKESEHIWKLQRARTILEFEKFLPKCLRKKFQLGERCKVAENDTRVCLRINEVKWTEWKTHVSFINEDPGPTDPSKIQDNSRTNSKNTLNTFEEMDDLPETSV; this is encoded by the exons ATGATTAAAGATAACAACGAAATTGTTCCACTAATGggcaagaaaacaaacccacctGGAAATCCCCCTGCAAACCAGCAAGAGAAAAAGGTGACTGAAGGCACTCCCACCAAGAAAAG TTCCCACTTTTTCCTGGAGATTGATGGTTTTGAAAGCAATGCCAGTCCCAATAACACCTCTCCCCCTGTGTTTTCCAAGCCCATGGATTCCAATATTCGCCCCTG tgcATCTGCAAATGGAGAAGACATGGATTCCCCCCAGTCTCTTCAGGATGATGCCACTGAATACAGCCCTAACGTGGACAGCTGTGG TGCTACCACATGCCAAGGGCCTGAGCTGAGGAGTGCCAGGAAGAAGCTGAAGAGGAACCTGTTCCGGGCAGTGTCCGAGGGGAACGTGGAGGAGCTGCAGCGGCTGCTGGCCGAGCTCAGGGAGCGCTCGGGTGCCTGCACCTCCCTGCCCGTGCCAG ATTACCTGATGAAGAAGTTCACAGCTTCAGACACTGGCAAAACTTGTCTGATGAAAGCTCTGCTGAACATCAACCAGAACACAAATGAGATAGTGAACATGCTCCTGTCCTTTGCAGaggaaaatgacattttggAGAGATTTATCAATGCAGCATACACAGAAGAGGCATATAAAG GCCAGACAGCTCTAAACATTGCCATTGAGAGGAGACAGTATGAAATCACCCAGAGCCTCATAGAGAAAGGAGCTGATGTCAATGCTCATGCCCAGGGTATTTTCTTTAATCCCAAACACAAGCATGAAGGCTTTTATTTTG GTGAGACTGCACTGGCTTTGGCAGCATGTACCAACCAGCCAGACATAATTGAGCTGTTAATGGACAATGCCAGGACCAATATTTCCTCTCAGGATTCCAGAGGAAACAACATCCTGCATGCATTAGTGACTGTGGCAGAGGACTCCAAAACACAGAATGACTTTGTGATCAGAATGTATGACATGATCCTGCTGAAAAGTAAAGACAGAAATCTGGAAACAACCAAGAATAAGGAGGGTTTGACACCGCTGCAATTAGCTGCAAAAACTGGGAAATTAGAG ATTCTGAAGTACATCCTGAGCAGAGAGATCAGAGACAAGCCAAACAGGAGCCTGTCAAGAAAATTCACAGACTGGGCTTATGGTCCTGTTCAGTCTTCTCTGTATGACCTGACAGAGCTGGACACCACTGCTGACAACTCAGTGCTGGAAATCATTGTCTACAATACAAATATTGGG aATCGCCATGAAATGCTGACTTTGGAGCCTCTGAACTCACTGCTGAGGATGAAATGGAAGAAGTTTGCAAGGCACATGTTCTTCATatcctgctgcttttatttcctgtacAATGTAACATTGACATTGGTCTCCTACCACAGGCCTAATGAAAATGAA GCTCCTCCTTATCCACTGGCTCTGACCCGAGGAGTGGGGTGGCTGCAGTTGTCAGGACAGGTGATGGTTATGTTAGGAGCAATATTTTTAGCCATAAAAGAg AGTGTGGCCATCTTCCTGCTCAGGCCCTCAGACCTGCAGTCCATTCTCTCTGATGCCTGGTTCCACTTTGCATT tTTTATACAAGCTTTGCTTGTGATCTTCTCTGTCTTTTTGTACTTGTTTTCCTACAAAGAACACCTGGTGTGTCTTGTTTTGGCAATGGCCCTTGGCTGGGCCAATATGCTCTATTTCACCAGAGGTTTCCAGTCCATGGGCATTTACAGTGTGATGATTCAAAAG GTCATCCTGCAAGATGTGATCAAGTTTTTAGTTGTGTACATCGTGTTTCTGCTGGGATTTGGTGTAG ctctggctgccctgattgagacatgccaggagggtGGGGAATGCCACTCCAACAGCAGCCTGGGGCCTGTGCTGATGGATCTGTTCAAGCtcaccctggggctgggtgaCCTGGAGATCCAGCAGAACTCCAAGTACCCTGTCctgttcctcctgctcctcattACTTTCGTTGTGCTGACTTTTGTTCTTCTCTTGAACATGCTGATTGCATTAATGGGAGAAACTGTGGAGGATATTTCTAAGGAGAGTGAGCACATCTGGAAACTCCAG AGAGCCAGGACTATTTTGGAATTTGAAAAATTCTTACCAAAATGCCTgaggaaaaaattccagctgggagaaCGGTGTAAAGTGGCTGAAAATGACACCAGGGTGTGTTTAAG GATTAATGAAGTGAAATGGACCGAGTGGAAAACCCATGTTTCATTTATTAATGAAGATCCAGGGCCAACAG ATCCAAGCAAAATTCAAGATAATTCAAGAACTAATAGCAAAAACACCCTGAATACATTTGAAGAAATGGATGATTTGCCTGAAACCTCTGTTTAG
- the TRPV3 gene encoding transient receptor potential cation channel subfamily V member 3 isoform X2: protein MIKDNNEIVPLMGKKTNPPGNPPANQQEKKVTEGTPTKKSSHFFLEIDGFESNASPNNTSPPVFSKPMDSNIRPCASANGEDMDSPQSLQDDATEYSPNVDSCGATTCQGPELRSARKKLKRNLFRAVSEGNVEELQRLLAELRERSGACTSLPVPDYLMKKFTASDTGKTCLMKALLNINQNTNEIVNMLLSFAEENDILERFINAAYTEEAYKGQTALNIAIERRQYEITQSLIEKGADVNAHAQGIFFNPKHKHEGFYFGETALALAACTNQPDIIELLMDNARTNISSQDSRGNNILHALVTVAEDSKTQNDFVIRMYDMILLKSKDRNLETTKNKEGLTPLQLAAKTGKLEILKYILSREIRDKPNRSLSRKFTDWAYGPVQSSLYDLTELDTTADNSVLEIIVYNTNIGNRHEMLTLEPLNSLLRMKWKKFARHMFFISCCFYFLYNVTLTLVSYHRPNENEAPPYPLALTRGVGWLQLSGQVMVMLGAIFLAIKESVAIFLLRPSDLQSILSDAWFHFAFFIQALLVIFSVFLYLFSYKEHLVCLVLAMALGWANMLYFTRGFQSMGIYSVMIQKVILQDVIKFLVVYIVFLLGFGVALAALIETCQEGGECHSNSSLGPVLMDLFKLTLGLGDLEIQQNSKYPVLFLLLLITFVVLTFVLLLNMLIALMGETVEDISKESEHIWKLQRARTILEFEKFLPKCLRKKFQLGERCKVAENDTRVCLRINEVKWTEWKTHVSFINEDPGPTAVGKMIQKTFLRQKRA from the exons ATGATTAAAGATAACAACGAAATTGTTCCACTAATGggcaagaaaacaaacccacctGGAAATCCCCCTGCAAACCAGCAAGAGAAAAAGGTGACTGAAGGCACTCCCACCAAGAAAAG TTCCCACTTTTTCCTGGAGATTGATGGTTTTGAAAGCAATGCCAGTCCCAATAACACCTCTCCCCCTGTGTTTTCCAAGCCCATGGATTCCAATATTCGCCCCTG tgcATCTGCAAATGGAGAAGACATGGATTCCCCCCAGTCTCTTCAGGATGATGCCACTGAATACAGCCCTAACGTGGACAGCTGTGG TGCTACCACATGCCAAGGGCCTGAGCTGAGGAGTGCCAGGAAGAAGCTGAAGAGGAACCTGTTCCGGGCAGTGTCCGAGGGGAACGTGGAGGAGCTGCAGCGGCTGCTGGCCGAGCTCAGGGAGCGCTCGGGTGCCTGCACCTCCCTGCCCGTGCCAG ATTACCTGATGAAGAAGTTCACAGCTTCAGACACTGGCAAAACTTGTCTGATGAAAGCTCTGCTGAACATCAACCAGAACACAAATGAGATAGTGAACATGCTCCTGTCCTTTGCAGaggaaaatgacattttggAGAGATTTATCAATGCAGCATACACAGAAGAGGCATATAAAG GCCAGACAGCTCTAAACATTGCCATTGAGAGGAGACAGTATGAAATCACCCAGAGCCTCATAGAGAAAGGAGCTGATGTCAATGCTCATGCCCAGGGTATTTTCTTTAATCCCAAACACAAGCATGAAGGCTTTTATTTTG GTGAGACTGCACTGGCTTTGGCAGCATGTACCAACCAGCCAGACATAATTGAGCTGTTAATGGACAATGCCAGGACCAATATTTCCTCTCAGGATTCCAGAGGAAACAACATCCTGCATGCATTAGTGACTGTGGCAGAGGACTCCAAAACACAGAATGACTTTGTGATCAGAATGTATGACATGATCCTGCTGAAAAGTAAAGACAGAAATCTGGAAACAACCAAGAATAAGGAGGGTTTGACACCGCTGCAATTAGCTGCAAAAACTGGGAAATTAGAG ATTCTGAAGTACATCCTGAGCAGAGAGATCAGAGACAAGCCAAACAGGAGCCTGTCAAGAAAATTCACAGACTGGGCTTATGGTCCTGTTCAGTCTTCTCTGTATGACCTGACAGAGCTGGACACCACTGCTGACAACTCAGTGCTGGAAATCATTGTCTACAATACAAATATTGGG aATCGCCATGAAATGCTGACTTTGGAGCCTCTGAACTCACTGCTGAGGATGAAATGGAAGAAGTTTGCAAGGCACATGTTCTTCATatcctgctgcttttatttcctgtacAATGTAACATTGACATTGGTCTCCTACCACAGGCCTAATGAAAATGAA GCTCCTCCTTATCCACTGGCTCTGACCCGAGGAGTGGGGTGGCTGCAGTTGTCAGGACAGGTGATGGTTATGTTAGGAGCAATATTTTTAGCCATAAAAGAg AGTGTGGCCATCTTCCTGCTCAGGCCCTCAGACCTGCAGTCCATTCTCTCTGATGCCTGGTTCCACTTTGCATT tTTTATACAAGCTTTGCTTGTGATCTTCTCTGTCTTTTTGTACTTGTTTTCCTACAAAGAACACCTGGTGTGTCTTGTTTTGGCAATGGCCCTTGGCTGGGCCAATATGCTCTATTTCACCAGAGGTTTCCAGTCCATGGGCATTTACAGTGTGATGATTCAAAAG GTCATCCTGCAAGATGTGATCAAGTTTTTAGTTGTGTACATCGTGTTTCTGCTGGGATTTGGTGTAG ctctggctgccctgattgagacatgccaggagggtGGGGAATGCCACTCCAACAGCAGCCTGGGGCCTGTGCTGATGGATCTGTTCAAGCtcaccctggggctgggtgaCCTGGAGATCCAGCAGAACTCCAAGTACCCTGTCctgttcctcctgctcctcattACTTTCGTTGTGCTGACTTTTGTTCTTCTCTTGAACATGCTGATTGCATTAATGGGAGAAACTGTGGAGGATATTTCTAAGGAGAGTGAGCACATCTGGAAACTCCAG AGAGCCAGGACTATTTTGGAATTTGAAAAATTCTTACCAAAATGCCTgaggaaaaaattccagctgggagaaCGGTGTAAAGTGGCTGAAAATGACACCAGGGTGTGTTTAAG GATTAATGAAGTGAAATGGACCGAGTGGAAAACCCATGTTTCATTTATTAATGAAGATCCAGGGCCAACAG CTGTGGGCAAAATGATCCAAAAGACTTTCTTAAGACAGAAGAGAGCATGA